A segment of the Candidatus Eremiobacteraceae bacterium genome:
GGAAATGTATTCAAGCTTGACCCCAGCGGCAACGAGACTGTCCTCCACGCGTTCAACGGCACGGACGGGAAGCATCCTTTTTCAACATTGGTTCAGGATGCGGCCGGCAACTTCTACGGCACGACACACGATGGAGGCTCTTCAGACGATGGCGTCGTGTTCAAGCTGGACTCGAGCGGCAACGAGACCGTGCTCCATAGCTTCAATGGAACAGACGGCAAGAATCCCATCGCCGGTCTGGCACGGGATCCCGCCGGAAACCTTTACGGCACGACGTTCGACGGCGGATCCACAAGTTGCGATGGCGGTTGCGGAGTGGTGTTCAAAATTGACTCGGGCGGCAAAGAGACCACGCTTCATCAGTTTAACGGTTCGGACGGCGAAGGACCGTACGCGGGTGTGATCTTGGACGCGGCGGGCAATCTTTATGGCACGACCACCGTTGGGGGCACGCAACGCTATGGAGATGTGTATAAGCTCGATCCGAACGGCAGCGAAACTATCCTCCATACCTTTGTCGCCTCGGACGGCGAGGGTCCGTTTTCTGACGTGGTCCTTAGTGAAACCGGCGACTTGTACGGCACTACCGTTGGGGGCGGACGGTTTGGATTAGGCGCAGTGTACAAATTGGAACCGAGCGGCAAGGTGACCGTGTTGCACAGTTTTTTTGGCAAAAGAGACGGGATCAGTCCGTACTCAGCTTTGATTCGGGTCAAGGGAGGCGATCTTTACGGTACTACTTCCGCTTATGGCCCAGGTGCAGATGGCGTGGTGTTCACGCTCGCGCACTAGGGTAGCGCGCACGCATCGGCCGAGTGTGGCTCACATCGATGGGTTCCAGTCCTCGTTCGTTATTGTTCGCTCTAGTCGTTCAAGGCCTCAGGATTACGTCGCGCCGTAGCCGGCGACTGGCGTCAGTGGTGCGTCTGCTCGATCTGTTCGAGAAACCGTGCCGCGCGCGGGATGCCGGGGTCCTTGCGAATGCCGCGCTCGTAGTCGGGATACATCTCCGGACCGAACGGCGGTTGACAGTCTCCGAAATGATTATCGATGTTCCAACGCAAAAAACCGTTCTTCTTCCACTCCGACATCACAAGC
Coding sequences within it:
- a CDS encoding choice-of-anchor tandem repeat GloVer-containing protein, whose protein sequence is MRNSLIAIASIAVVLCGCSRTQSTLPIPIGNLQATQDRIGIPPASAPTQYTILHSFHGGDDGITPYGDLLRDSAGNLYGTTFLGGPGNCSISGCGTVYKISVSGKKTILYRFHGRDGYLPSGGLIRDAAGNLYGTTGAGGTSFDGNVFKLDPSGNETVLHAFNGTDGKHPFSTLVQDAAGNFYGTTHDGGSSDDGVVFKLDSSGNETVLHSFNGTDGKNPIAGLARDPAGNLYGTTFDGGSTSCDGGCGVVFKIDSGGKETTLHQFNGSDGEGPYAGVILDAAGNLYGTTTVGGTQRYGDVYKLDPNGSETILHTFVASDGEGPFSDVVLSETGDLYGTTVGGGRFGLGAVYKLEPSGKVTVLHSFFGKRDGISPYSALIRVKGGDLYGTTSAYGPGADGVVFTLAH